In one Tachysurus vachellii isolate PV-2020 chromosome 24, HZAU_Pvac_v1, whole genome shotgun sequence genomic region, the following are encoded:
- the LOC132839715 gene encoding A disintegrin and metalloproteinase with thrombospondin motifs 5, with the protein MTVALCSIPGGVASLKLVLLCFWLPWMADALPDSASFSPPVNVSGFAPVWKTGGFVRAIDRLYHGGGRVGYLLYLNDQRFQLDLERDESVLSPHFGSPYSATLREAGFLLRGCLYRGTVNSKPESLAVFNLCTGGLNGFFAVNHDRYRIFTHAIDNENDAERTRHYFTWDSFSFEAVTEHESCGTRERRRRDGGARMRQRTGKEKGELRRDDYDVHDRRFWVNFAQTQNAKMRRKRSVSRARHVELLLVADASMAKKYGSDLQHYLLTLASIASRLYGHASIENPIRLSVVKVTVLAENEKGLDVSKNAAATLKSFCKWQNQQNPLGDDHHHHHDAAILFTRQDLCGHHSCDTLGMADVGTVCSPERSCAVIEDDGLHAAFTVAHEIGHLLGLSHDDSKFCEERFGSTEDKRLMSSILTSIDASKPWSRCTSATITDFFDDGNAECLLDMPHNPLLGPEELPGQSYDAVRQCQLAFGPEYTVCPGMDVCARLWCSVIRKGQMVCLTKKLPAAEGTQCGKGRICLHGKCVDKTRKRNYSTSNHGSWSSWGSWGACSRTCGGGVQFTQRLCNNPPPRNNGRYCTGKRAIYRSCNVTPCPTRNKNFRQEQCEARNGPQTDPKGVKTFVEWVPKYASVLPKDMCKLTCRAKGTGYYVVFSQRVIDGTECRPYSSSVCVKGKCVRTGCDGIIGSKLHYDKCGICGGNGTGCVRVAGNFTRRSKGYTDVVKIPEGSTHIKVRQYKPKGQAHFSAYLALRRPSGEYLINGKFMISTSETVIPLNGTMLNYSGWSQHDEALHTTGPGALQESLVVQVLATDPKKPLDIRYSFFVRRKTPLPPRTSLVFSATPAALFSDEVLTMTTKIVPTQVPPSTTPPGPRWVTGSWMTCSRTCDTGWQSRTVQCKDPQGKLAKGCPLGDRPSAFKHCLAKKC; encoded by the exons ATGACTGTCGCACTTTGCTCCATCCCCGGCGGCGTCGCGTCGCTTAAGCTTGTTTTGCTGTGCTTCTGGTTACCGTGGATGGCTGATGCTCTTCCGGACTCCGCGAGTTTCTCACCACCTGTCAATGTGTCGGGCTTCGCACCTGTATGGAAGACCGGCGGGTTCGTGCGCGCCATCGACCGGCTGTATCACGGAGGCGGGAGAGTGGGCTACCTGCTCTATTTAAATGATCAGAGGTTTCAGCTCGACCTGGAGCGGGACGAATCCGTCCTGTCGCCTCATTTTGGTTCTCCATACAGTGCGACTCTACGGGAAGCGGGATTTTTGCTGCGCGGCTGCTTATATCGCGGAACCGTGAACTCCAAACCGGAATCGTTGGCTGTGTTTAACTTGTGCACGGGAGGACTGAATGGATTTTTCGCTGTGAACCATGACCGCTACAGAATCTTCACACACGCCATAGATAATGAGAATGACGCAGAGCGCACGCGCCACTACTTTACCTGGGACAGCTTTAGTTTCGAGGCCGTGACGGAACACGAAAGCTGCGGAACGCGCGAGCGGAGACGGCGTGATGGCGGTGCGCGGATGCGCCAGAGGACCGGTAAAGAAAAGGGGGAGTTAAGGCGTGACGATTACGACGTCCACGATAGAAGGTTTTGGGTGAATTTTGCGCAAACGCAAAATGCAAAGATGCGCCGCAAACGATCGGTGTCACGCGCGCGGCATGTGGAGCTTCTCCTAGTGGCAGACGCATCAATGGCTAAGAAGTACGGCAGCGATTTACAACACTACCTGCTGACGCTGGCGTCTATCGCGTCGCGGCTATACGGTCACGCCAGTATCGAGAACCCTATCCGTTTATCCGTGGTGAAGGTCACGGTGTTGGCGGAGAACGAGAAAGGTCTCGATGTGTCCAAGAACGCTGCTGCAACTCTCAAGAGCTTCTGCAAGTGGCAGAACCAACAGAACCCACTGGGCGatgaccatcatcatcatcacgacGCAGCCATTCTCTTCACCAGGcag GACCTGTGCGGACATCACTCGTGTGATACACTGGGCATGGCGGATGTGGGCACAGTGTGTTCTCCAGAGAGGAGCTGTGCTGTGATAGAAGATGATGGCCTGCATGCTGCCTTCACTGTCGCACATGAAATTG GGCATCTTCTTGGCTTGTCTCACGATGACTCAAAGTTCTGTGAGGAGAGGTTTGGATCCACCGAAGACAAGAGGCTCATGTCTTCGATCCTGACCTCCATCGACGCCTCCAAACCCTGGAGCCGCTGCACCTCGGCCACCATCACTGACTTCTTTGACGATGGAAACG CGGAGTGTTTGCTGGACATGCCACATAATCCTTTGCTTGGTCCTGAAGAACTTCCTGGTCAGAGCTACGATGCAGTGCGACAGTGCCAGCTAGCCTTCGGACCTGAGTATACGGTGTGCCCAGGCATGGACGTGTGTGCTCGTCTTTGGTGCTCGGTAATCAGGAAGGGCCAGATGGTGTGTCTGACCAAGAAGCTGCCAGCAGCAGAGGGAACACAGTGTGGCAAGGGCAGGATCTGCCTGCATGGGAAGTGTGTGGACAAGACACGCAAGAGGAACTACTCG ACCTCTAACCATGGTAGCTGGAGCTCCTGGGGGTCGTGGGGCGCATGCTCTCGAACCTGCGGAGGCGGAGTCCAGTTCACACAGCGCCTGTGCAACAACCCCCCTCCTCGCAACAATGGGCGCTACTGCACAGGAAAGAGAGCCATCTACAGGTCCTGTAACGTCACTCCATGCCCCACTCGTA ATAAGAATTTTAGACAGGAACAGTGTGAGGCGAGGAACGGGCCTCAGACAGACCCTAAAGGAGTGAAGACCTTTGTCGAGTGGGTGCCCAAGTATGCTAGTGTGCTGCCAAAGGACATGTGCAAGTTAACCTGTAGGGCCAAAGGCACAGGCTACTATGTAGTGTTCTCGCAAAGG GTGATAGATGGGACAGAGTGTAGGCCATACagcagctcagtgtgtgtgaaagggaaGTGTGTGCGCACAGGCTGCGATGGAATAATAGGCTCCAAGCTGCATTATGACAAATGCGGCATCTGTGGTGGTAACGGCACAGGCTGCGTAAGAGTGGCTGGCAACTTCACCAGAAGGAG TAAGGGATATACAGATGTTGTGAAGATCCCAGAGGGCTCAACTCACATCAAGGTCCGTCAGTACAAACCAAAAGGTCAGGCTCACTTTTCTGCCTACCTAGCCCTTCGTCGACCGAGTGGAGAGTACCTTATCAATGGAAAGTTCATGATCTCCACTTCAGAGACAGTAATCCCTCTGAATGGCACCATGCTTAATTACAGTGGCTGGAGCCAACATGATGAGGCTCTTCACACCACAGGTCCTGGGGCTCTCCAAGAGAGCCTTGTAGTGCAAGTGCTAGCAACTGACCCAAAGAAGCCTCTAGACATACGTTACAGTTTCTTTGTGCGTAGAAAAACACCACTTCCCCCTCGGACATCCTTGGTGTTTTCTGCCACACCTGCAGCATTGTTCTCTGACGAGGTCTTAACCATGACCACGAAGATTGTGCCCACACAAGTACCGCCATCGACGACCCCACCTGGGCCACGGTGGGTGACAGGATCATGGATGACCTGTTCCAGGACTTGTGACACAGGCTGGCAAAGTCGTACAGTCCAGTGCAAGGACCCGCAGGGAAAACTAGCTAAGGGATGTCCTCTAGGGGACAGACCTTCTGCATTTAAACACTGTCTGGCTAAAAAGTGCTGA